The window TGGGCTCGGGGCACGGCTCGCCTGCCGGGGGCCGTGAGAACCGGGACGCACCGGgacccgacccccccccccctacccccgaCCCTCACAGGACCCCAGTATCCCGGGTCCCCagagccccccggccccgggtGTCCCGGGATCCTCCACCCCCACGGGACGAGAgttccccaggaccccccacccgCCCCGTAGCTCCCGCCGGGGCCCCCCCCAGTACCTGAAGCGCCGAGCGCCAGGGCCAGCAGCCCCGCCAGGACCGCCAGCACCGCCATGACTGCCGGCCGCACCGCCCTCCCTCCACAGACCCTCACCCGACGACCAATCagcaccgcccgccgccgccgagaGTCCAATCAGCCCCGGGAGGCGGGCCGCCGCGAGGCCTACGGCCAATGAAAAGCGCTCTTTTCCCTTCGCGGGCGCCTGCCCCCGCGCGCAACGTGGCCCAGCCGCCAGCGCTGTCGCcgagggaggggcggggccgagcTTCGCACCTGCGCAGAACCGCCGCCGGCCGGACAAAATGGCCGCCGCGACTTATGTGGCGCGGGTAGGCGCTGCCAGGGAAGGCGCGGCGGGTCCCACGGCGCATGCGCAGTGCCCCAGCcgcggcgccccccccccacacacacttttcgCCTCGGCGTTTCCACGGTAACCGCTGTGGAGCGGCGGTCCGAGCTCTCGCCTACggttttagtattattttttttttccacaaaacgGGAATAGGGAGGCTGGGGAAAAGGCTCCGCCAGTCGGCCCGGGACAAAATGGCGGGCGACACCGCCTTTCCCGCTGCCTCTCTGAGGGGCCGCCCTGCGCATGCGCCGCCACGCCTCCGCCTCCCAGGCACAAAATGGCCGCCGCGACTTTTGTGGCGCTGCCGGCGGCGTGAGGGAaagcacggggctggggggggggggggggaagtctcgCGAGACCTGGCGCTTTAACCGAGCCCTGGGCGGAGCGGATATCTCGCGAGAGCGGTGCGGCGGCCATCGAGGAGAACAGCAATGGCGGTGGCGTTGGCAGCGGCTCGGCGGCTCTGGGTACCGGCGGTGCTGGGGCCGCGCCCGGTGAGTACCGGGGCGGCGGGACGGTTCTACCGCCCCTCGGGAGCTGGGCGGCGGGCAAAGTGCTGCTCTCCGATTGGCCAGCtctggggcgggcgggcggactaCGGAGAACTGATTGGAGGCGgtggcgcggcgggggcgggactAGCCCTGAGGCGACTCGGGTTCTGATTGGCTTTCTCCGTGGAGACGCCCGACCCCGCCGTTGCTGATTGGCTGTGCGCCGAGAGAGTGGGCGGGCGGATGCAGCGCTCTCCTCGCTGATTGGTTGATATTTCTAGGGAGGGGTGGTCCGTAATGCCTGAACCGCTTGGAGAGGGTGACAAAGCTGGGGGGTAGATGTCCAGGTGCCCCCCCAAAGGACCCGGGCGTCCGGACACTTGCAGCCCTTTGGGTGAGCCCTGGGATCCCCcagctcagccagacccagtTTACCTGAGCTGTgacctctcccttcccctgcttgtcgtctccccccccccgccaggcgTGGATTTCTCATGACGCTGAGCGGCGCCACCTCCCACCCGTAAGTGGCCTGTCTGTGCGTGTGGGGGTCTCCCCCCCTCAGTACCCCAGGGCCCTCTAACACTCAGGGCaggggggggacaggacagggaggggggtCACAGGGACCATGGGGTGccccctgtgctggggcagggggtccccAAACCCACCCTGCCCTCTCTCAGGGACaggaggaggtttgggggggcCCCCCCTCCCTTGGCTTCTTTGTTGAGGCTGGGGCACGGCCGGGGCTGCGAGCCCCCCGCTTtaggggggggtgtgggggtacTTAGTGGGGTCCCAGCGTGCTCCTGCTGGGGTGCTTGGGGCCCGTATGGGGGTGGAGCATGTTGTTCTTGCTGTGTGGATGCCGGGGGTGGGTTTGGCAGGCCCCGGCATTGCCTGGCGGAGggctcccttccctctccacctcctccccgtTTGCCGGCACCATGACTAACTGCCCCCGTTTCTCCCCCGCTCCATGGCCGCCcgcccctgcagcagcccagcatcGTGAGTATGGCCAGACTAGGGGGGGGTGGGaacccggggtgggggggaccccaaaagcatgggggcttggggagggggggcggggcatGCATGGGTCTGCATGGATAGCGCCTggatgcctgggttccccaggCAGGGGatgagggaggtgggggggcaagGAGGAGGGGGACAGGGGGGCGCAGATGCCTGGGTCCTCATCCCCCCCATacccccacagccaccccccgCCAAGTATGGGGGCCGCCACACCGTGACGCTGATCCCCGGCGACGGCATCGGCCCCGAACTGATGCTGCACGTCAAGGAGGTCTTCAGGTGggtgcccccctccctgccccggccAAGGACCCAGGCCCCCGGCCTGTCCgcgggacccaggcatccgggccGTTCCCCGCCCCCAGGCACGCCTGCGTGCCCGTGGACTTCGAGGAGGTGCGGGTCAGCGCCGAGGCGCCCGAGGACGACGTGCACAACGCCATCATGGCCATCCGCCGCAACGGCGTCGCCCTCAAAGGTGAGCGCGGGGCCTTGGGgacccccgcccccggcagcaCGGGGACACCCTGACTTCTGTGTCCGTCCCCTCCCCAGGGAACATCGAGACCAACCACAACCTCCCGCCCAGCCACAAGTCCCGTAACAACCTCATCCGGTGAgatggcggtgggggggggacaACTGGGAGGTCTCGAGCCAGCAGGGGTGAGGGAACGGGGAGGACGGGACTGGGAGGTGTCGGGGTTAGTGGGGAGCTGTGGGAGGGGGCGTGGCCGAGAGGCAGATCCTGACTTAGGTGTCGGGGCGGGGCAGGACCAACCTGGACCTGTACGCCAACGTGATCCACTGCCAGAGCCTGCCGGGGGTGGAGACGCGGCACCGCGACATCGACATCCTCATCGTGCGGGAGAACACCGAGGGCGAGTACAGCAGCCTGGAGCACGAGGTGagccacgccccccccccccccccgaggccaCGCCCGTGCAGGGCCACACCCCTTCCCACCACAGACAGGGCTGctcagggcattgccctgggtaTACACAGCCCTGGCCACACCCCCAGCTGGGTGTGACCAAAGCAGACAGGGCCACACCCCTGAGGAATGACTACACCCCTATATCAGACTACAGAGCCTtggccccgccccctcggccATGGCCACACCCCTATATCTCAGTACAGTGCCTTGGCCCCACCCCCTGGCCATGACCACACCCCTATATCTGCATACAGTGCCTtggccccgccccctcggccATGGCCACACCCCTATATCAGTACAGTGCCTTGACCACACCCCCTCGGCCATGGCCACACCCCTATATCTGAGCACAGTGCCTTGGCCCCGCTCCCTTGGCCATGACCACACCCCCTTGGACATGGCCACACCCCTATATCTCAGTACAGTGCCTTGGCCACACCCTCTCAACCATGGCCACACCCCTATCTCAGTACAGTGCCTTGGCCACACCCTCTCAACCATGGCCACACCCCTATATCAGTACAGTGCCTTGGCCACACCCCCTCGGCCATGGCCACACCCCTATATCTCAGTACAGTGCCTTGGCCCCACCCCCTGGCCATGACCACACCCCTATATCTGCATACAGTGCCTtggccccgccccctcggccATGGCCACACCCCTATATCAGTACAGTGCCTTGACCACACCCCCTCGGCCATGGCCACACCCCTATATCTGAGCACAGTGCCTTGGCCCCGCTCCCTTGGCCATGACCACACCCCCTTGGACATGGCCACACCCCTATATCTCAGTACAGTGCCTTGGCCACACCCTCTCAACCATGGCCACACCCCTATATCTCAGTACAGTGCCTTGGCCACACCCTCTCAACCATGGCCACACCCCTATATCAGTACAGTGCCTTGGCCACACCCCCTCGGCCATGGCCACACCCCTATATCTCAGTACAGTGCCTTGGCCACACCCTCTCAGCCATGGCCACACCCCTATATCTGAGCACAGTGCCTTGGCCCCACCCCCTCAGCCATGACCACACCCCCTCAGCCATGGCCCCACCCCTATATCTGAGTACAGTGCCTTGACCACACCCCTTCAGCCACGGCCACACCCCCTACATGCTGGCAATCCCCAGTGGCTAGCTGTACCCCTCTGGGTGGCCCCGCCCCTTGGGGCCCAagccccaccccctccccagcctggccccgCCCCCCAGTCCTTGATGGAGCACCCCCCCCTTCGCTGTCCCCAGAGCGTGGCGGGGGTGGTGGAGAGCCTCAAGATCATCACGGCCGGGCGCTCGCGTCGCATCGCCCACTACGCCTTCCGCCtggcccgcgccgccgcccgccgctccgTCACCGCCGTCCACAAGGCCAACATCATGTGCGTCGGGCGTGGGAGGGGGGAAACCCTgcagggattgggggggggggcgcccgctgaccccgtccctgtccccgcaGGAAGCTGGGGGACGGCCTGTTCCTGCAGTGCTGCCAAGAGGTGGCCGCCGAGTACCCCGAGATCAGCTTCCGCAGCATGATCGTGGACAACACCACCATGCAGGTGGGAGGCggacaccccccccttccccccccccccagcccgccccagCGCTCCCGGTAATCCCGGtaacccctccctctcccccagctgGTGTCGCGCCCGCAGCAGTTCGACGTGATGGTGATGCCCAACCTCTACGGCAACATCATCAACAACGTCTGTGCCGGGCTGGTGGGGGGACCCGGCCTCGTCCCCGGCGCCAACTATGGCCACGACTACGCCGTCTTCGAGACCGTGGGTCtggggtcggggtggggggggccctgGTTACAGCCACCGCGGAGCTGttgcggggtgggagggggtgtctgGGTGCTTGGATGGGAACTGGGGGGGGCCACGGGGGTTATTGGGAGGACTGGAGGGGGAAGTGGGAGCGCTATGGGGGGTCCCCCCAGTGACCCCCTACccgttcttcccccccccaggccaCGCGTAACACGGGGAAGAGCATCGCCAATCGCAACATCGCCAACCCCACGGCCACCCTGCTCGCCGCCTGCATGATGCTGGACCATCTCCGGTGGGGCGGGGCAGCCCTAGGGAGGGGCTGAGTGGGTGGGGCTACAACCAAGGGGTGGGGCttacagcggggggggggggggcggcagggtgGCCCCTGAAGGGAACCCCGGGGGGCGGGGATGTGGCCTCACGACAGGGATGGAGTTTCAAGGGGCAGGTCATGCTGCATGGGTGTGGCTTGCTGATGTGGGCGTGGCCTCTGGCTGTCCCTCCCCCAGGCTGCACAACCACGCCTCCACCATCCGCCAGGCCGTCCTTGCCTCATTGGATGATCCCCGGGTAAGACCCGCCCCCACCCCTTTCACAAGACCTTGAGTCTgttgcccccccttccccccccccgccatgggtgGGGTGAGAACAAGCCCCACCCCGACGGCAGACTCCCCCCCCAGACGCACACGCCCGACATCGGGGGACAGGGCACGACCTCGGGGGCCATCCAGAGCATCATCTCGCACCTCCCCCGCGCCTAGGGCAGGGGGACGCTGGGGTCCCCCCGACGGGCGGGACAACCCGCTGCCGCTCCCCCAAtaaaccccccctcccccagaggAGCCCACCTCCCGACCGTGCCACGCCTTTTATTCACACTCACACTCGCGGGGCGGGGCTAGGGGCGGAGCCAGGGGTGACACAGGCACTGGGCGGCGGTGGCGCGGCGCTCGGGTTCAAAAGCCAGCATGGGCCGCAGGAAGCGGGCGaaggcggcggccgccccccgggGCCACTCGTACTTCTCCTGCAGCACCGCCCGCAGCCCCCAGGGCCGCAGGTGGCGGATGTGACGCAGCTCCCCTGCGGGGCGGGGTTGGGCGTGACCATCGTGGGAggtcacgccccccccccccccccgcacaggcctctcccaccaccacccccaccctgaGCCTGCCGAACTCCCTCTGCCTGTTGGCCACGCCCCTACAGGTATGGCCTCCTCGCCCTCCATTTGCATAGCCCCACCCTGTATTCCTCCCCCACCCCGTTTAGCCCTGCCCCCTCACCGCGGCGGTTGAAGAACTCCCGGGAGTAGCGTCCCCCCAGCGCCACGTGCCGTGGGATCTCCCCCAGCAGCTCGATCACGTGGGCGATGTGGTCTAAGGAGGGGGGGTGGAGCATGTCAGGCCACGCCCTTCTCCCCCATCGACTCCTCCCCTtctccacccaccacccttatCCATCCACCCTgaggccccgccccttccccatcGACTCATCCCCCTTCTCCACCCACCCCGAtgccccgccccttccccatcGACTCTTCCCCCTtctccacccaccacccttatCCATCCCCCCTgaggccccgccccttccccattgactcctcccccttctccatccccccTGAGGTCCCGCCCCTTCCCCATCAactcctcccccttctccatcCACCCCAggccctgccccttccccatcaactcctcccccttctccaccCACCCCCAGGCCCCACCCCTTTCCCATCAACTCCTCCCCTTCACCCACCACCCTTATCCATCCACCCTCAGgccccaccccttccccatcgactcctcccccttctccacccacccccggccctgccccttccccatcaactcctccccttctccacccaccacccttatCCATCCCCCCTgaggccccgccccttccccatagactcctcccccttctccatccaacccaggccccgccccttccccatcgactcctccccctccacccacccccaggcccccaccccttccccatcgactcctcccccttctccacccaccccccttctccATCCACCCCAGgccccaccccttccccatcgactcctcccccttctccacccaccccccttctccATCCACCCCGAGGCCCCACCCCTTTCCCATCGACTCCTCCCCTTCACCCACCACCCTTATCCATCCCCCCTGAGGCCCCACCCCTTCCCCGACCCCGCCTACCCTCGTCCCGGCTGTAGTCCTCCCCCGAGTGGGGCTCGAAGAGGTAGTCGCCGGTGGCCAGCTCGAAGGCCTGCGGGCCGAGCGGGGCGGTGAGGGGCCGGGGGTCCCCGCCGGGGGTCCCGCGCGGGGAGGACCCCCCCTCACCATGCAGGCGGTGCTCCAGATGTCGGCGGGGGGGCCGTAACCCGCCCCCAGGAGCACCTCCAGGGCCCGGTACTGCCGCGTCTGGATGTCCTCCGTGAAGTGCCGGTGCtgggcgggggaaggggggggcggcgTGTCACCCCCACGCTGCCCCCACCCGTCCCAAAACCGCCCCAAAAACcgaggtgccccccccccacccccccggcttcTCACCACCCAGCAGCCATTGCCCAGGTCGGCGATCTTGACACGCAGCCGGGGTGCGCAGCGGGGGTCCAGGGGGTTCTCCtgcccccccggcaccccctcaCCTGTGTGGGGGCAGCGGGGACGTCAGCGGGGGGCACCCCaatacccccccgcccccccaagaCCACCTCGGCACCCTCCCATTGCCCCCTAgtagccccccccagcccccattgcctcccaacacccccccccccccggagccccccAATATCCCCCATCCACCccaattgccccccccccccaacctccactTGCCCCCCCTCCAACCCCACTCGCCCCCCAATATCCCCCtggggcctccccccccccccaccctgctgacCGAGTGGGGCGGGGGGCCCCCCTGAGCCCCCCGAGATGAGGGAGCTGGAggtgggggtgaggagggagtcggaggcagagctggggctgggggggcgctGCGGGGGACCCCCCCCCGAAACGGAGGAGCCCCCCGAGAGCCCGTCGCTTGAGCCGCCGGCCCGCAGGGTGTGCACCCCCGAGGAAGAGGCGCCGCTGGGGGGGCTTCCCCCTTCATCCACGGGGGGGGCCTCTGCAGGAGGGAGAAGACCCtgagacacccccaccccccccccccgaaatccTGGGAGCCCCCAAAATGAAGGGAGGAATCCCCATCTCAACACCCcaactgccccccaccccccaaagctCCCAGGtttccctccagccccccccccccccccaggaccccctacagcaccctcggggggggggggtccaacCCACCCAACCCTCATGGaacccccaaaaccagccccCCGAGCCCCAAACCCGCCTGCCGAGGGCCCTAAGACCACCCCAGAGCCCACCCCACCCTAAGACCACCCCCAAATTCATTCTCTAGggctcctgctgccccccccgGGACTCCGACCCCCCTAAGACCCCCCTAAGACCACCCCTAAGACCACCCCTAAGACCCCCCCACCCTAAAACCACCCTAAGCCCACCCCACCCTAAGCCCACCCCCAAAATCATTCTCTAGggctcctgctgccccccccccggtacTCCCGACCCCCCTAAGACCACCCCACCCTAAGACCACCCCAGAGCCCACCCCACCCTAAGACCACCCCCAAATTCATTCTCTAGggctcctgctgcccccccccgggACTCCCAACCCCCCTAAGACCCCCCCCTAAGACCCCCCACCCTAAAACCACCCTAAGACCACCCCAGAGCCCACCCCAGAGCCCACCCCACCCTAAGACCACCCCACCCTAAGACCACCCCCAAAATCATTCTCTATGGCTCCTGCTGCCCCCCTACCCCCGGGGACTCCTGACCCCCCTAAGACCCCCCCTAAGAGCACCCAAGAGCCCACCCCACCCTAAGACCACCCCCAAAATCATTCTCTAGggctcctgctgcccccccccgggACTCCGACCCCCCTAAGACCCCCCCTAAGACCCCCCCACCCTAAAACCACCCTAAGACCACCCCAGAGCCCACCCCACCCTAAGACCACCCCCAAAATCATTCTCTAGGactcctgctgccccccccccaggactcccgacccccccccagggaccccaaaccACCTCACAGccacccccaaatcctcccctggggacccccaaagCTCCCCCCGGGGGtctcaggaccccccccccaaacactgaCCGGCTTCATCGGGGACCCCCGGTGACCCCCCGGTCTCCTGCAGGTGCTGCAGGTCCTGCAGGCGCTGGGCCAGGAGGCGACTTTGGCGTCGTCGCCGCCGTCGTTGCCGCCGCCGCTGGGCGCGAGTGAGCCGCTCCTGCCGCGGCGCAGCGgagggtgggggacacacacacacacacacacgcggcCGTTCGCACGAGGGGGGTGCCTCGCACGAGGGGGGACACCCACCCTCACCGCTCACACGAGGGGCGGGGGTGCAAAGCGCCGTGCAGGGGGTGCGAGGAATCGCGCGGGGGTCACGCACCCGCAGGAGGAGCCGTGCGGGGCCGCGGGCGCGTGCGAGGAGGCGCGGGAAGTCGCGCGGGCGTGCGAAGAGGCGTGCGAGCGAGGAGGCGTGCGAGGAGGCGTGCGAGGAGGGGCCGCCTCCCCGAAACACTCACGGGGACGTCCTGAGGCGCGGAGCtcactgggggaagaaaaaaaatgaaaaaattaaataaaaggggagagggggcagaTGGGACGAGGCCACACCGGGGGTCCCCTggccgtcccccgtccccccccccagcacggcACCAGGGCTCCCGGGGGTACCTGCGCTCTGGGGGGGGCCGCCCCCCCGGGCCCAGCGCGCGGCCTCGGCCGCCAGCTGCCGCACGAAGGGTTCCCCCACCCGCAGCAGCACGTTTTCGGGTTTGATGTCCGTGTGGATGATCTTGCACTTGGTGTGCAGGTAgtccagcccctccagcacctGCGCCCCAACGCGAGGGGAGCACCCCCAAATCAGGGGGCGCTCCCTgagattcggggggggggggggggacacacacacgacacagCAACCCTCCCTCACACCGACCCCAGACCCTAGGTGAGACGTTTGGGGTCCCCGTGAGAATCGGGGGGAACCCGCAGGGACGTTGGGGGGCTCTAGAGGGAAGGCGTGGGGATGCGGGTGGCGGCAGGGGGATTTGGAGGGGTCTAGGCAGGACGTTTGGGGTCCCACGGGGATACAGGGGGTCTCCCCAAGGAGCCgggggggatgtggggtgcccccccccccccctcacctgtCGCACGATGCTCTTGAcgcagggcaggggcagcccctggtagttggacttgatgatccagCGCAGGAGCTGGTGGCCCAGCACCTCCAGCACCATGCACACGTctcggcgggagggggggggtcaaggagcgcctggatgtctgggacccccccccccccagcccaggacccaccctggggaggagagggggggagccccccggacacctgggtcccccgaAGGATACGGACGCCGTTGACCCCCGAGATCTTGAAGTCGTCGATGAGCTGGACGATGTTCTCCCGCTTGGGGTCGCTGGGGTCCGAGTCGCGGACCTGGGGGAgcacggcggggggcgggggggttacagggggtTGGAAGGGCCCTGGGGGTCttcgtttttttttttgggggggggggggggggaggaagccaGGCGCACTCACGCATTTCAGCAACTTGATTTCGTCCAAGGCCGTCTCCGTGTACTGGGGCGCGCTCTTCACCACCTTCAGCGCCACAAACCGCTTCCGCCTGCGGAGGGGACGCGGGAGTCCGGGAGaagcccccaccccaaaaaaaaaaaccccccccccccccctctccaccgtgggggtcccaggggtctgGGCACTCACCGGATGTCCCAGCAGAGCCAGACGGTGGAGAAGTGCCCCCAGCCCAGCTTGCGCACCACGTGGTAGCGCCCGTTGAAGAGGTCCCCAATCCGCACGGGGTAATACCcacctggggggggacgggacgcaCGGAGGGAGGGGGCAGTCTGGCACCCTGGTGTctgggtgccccccagccccccccccccccccccgccacggcccCAGGTGTCCGGACACCCCCACCTTTGCAATAGTCCCGGGGGTCCTCCTGCTCCCCTTCGTCAAAGCCCAGCAGCCCGTCCGAcagcaggggcaggggagggggggtctCTGGTGACGCATCCTCGGGGGGGCTGGGGTTTCTGCAAGGGGACAGCCAGGCTGGGAACCCCAGGTATCGgggtcccgtgtcccccccaaaCTGtcccaggggacccaggtgtctgtcCCCCAATACCTggtcccctcggggctttcccccaTGCTGGGGGGCCCACAGGGTGGTCCCacggggggaggggaaggagatgggggAATGGTCCCAGGAGACTGCCAGAAGGCCCCCCCAAAACGGAGTGTGTGTGGGGTACGAGGCACGCTGGGACATCACCCCCCCCAAAATAGAAATGACCTCACGGCCCCAAGTACCAGGGGGTTAAAAATAGCCCTGGCAGGGGGAGGGGTGGCCCTAGGAACGTGGCCCCACCACCCCCAGAAAGGGGGCTCTGCTTGGCCCGCCTGGGGAACAGGGGCACCCCAAAagctctgcccccctccccagctggttCTCCCCACTCTCTAAGGGTCATGGGGGGGGGCTGTAGGGGGGTCGTGCCCACGTTGTACCCCCTCGTATCCTCCCTCACCGTGGGGGCGGTTTCCGTTTTTTGTCCTTTTTGcgccttttccttctcttgcccGCATCTGGGGGGAGTTGTTAGGTGGTCACGGGGGACTCCCGCACCACAGGCACCCCCCGTGCTCCCCCCAGCAGACCCCACAGGGACCCTgtgttcccccccacccagaTCCACCTTCTCCCATCTgaaccaccccctccccaggccaggaaCTGCCCGGTTCTCCTCAGAACGCCCCTGGGAACCCctcacacccccagcccagcaacagcttGTTTCTTCCCAGAAATTCTCTCCAAACCCCTCAAAACCCACTCCCcagatgccccccccccaccctcccctggTGCCAGGACCCGCACTTTGCCCTCAGAAATCACCCCAAAACACCTTAAACCCCTTCTCCAGGCGCCCCGTGTCCCTCCCCGGTCGCCAGTCCCCCCCGTTTTTCCTCACGAACCTTCACGggacacccccgcccccccccaagtCCCAAGACCCCCACTTttccctcacaaatcccctcagtACTCTGCCTCCAATCCCGGCACCCCCACTTTCCCCTCACGACCCCCCGCAAGACACCAAAAAAGCTTTCCCGCTCCGGGAACCACCTGTTTCTCCTCAGAAACACTCTTAAACTCCACTCTCGGGACCCCGCCGCTGCGAGGCCCCCGTTTCTCCCTCACGATCCTCCTCAGGacaccccccccaagccccaagCCCCCCACTTTCCCCTCACGACCCCCACTTTCCCCTCACGACCCCACCGGGgacgccccccccttcccctcagacctcccccagaccccccccgtAGGTCTCCGGGCAGCGACCATCCGTTTTTCCCtcacaacacccccccccaatccccGGCACCGCCGTTTTTCCCCTCACAAACGCCTTTTTCCCTCACCGGTCctcgcgcccgccgccgccgccacccccccgcgCAGCTCCATGCCGCGCGCGCCGCCTCTGCGCAtgcgccccgccccccctccccaccgccacgggcggggaggggcgggaaACTGCAGCCGGCGGCGGCTGACCAATAGGAAGACGCGCTCGGGACGAAGCCCCGCCCCCTTGCCCCGCTCCCCTCGTCGCCATGGTAACGGCGCCGCGCAGGCCCTAGAGCTCGGACGACGTGAGCCGGAGCTGCCGCCAGCACTTTGTCGCGATATAGCGagccccaacacccccccacgaGAGCCCCCGTATCGCGACAGCACCCCCGAGAGCC is drawn from Accipiter gentilis chromosome 38, bAccGen1.1, whole genome shotgun sequence and contains these coding sequences:
- the IDH3G gene encoding isocitrate dehydrogenase [NAD] subunit gamma, mitochondrial isoform X1; translated protein: MAVALAAARRLWVPAVLGPRPAWISHDAERRHLPPPPPAKYGGRHTVTLIPGDGIGPELMLHVKEVFRHACVPVDFEEVRVSAEAPEDDVHNAIMAIRRNGVALKGNIETNHNLPPSHKSRNNLIRTNLDLYANVIHCQSLPGVETRHRDIDILIVRENTEGEYSSLEHESVAGVVESLKIITAGRSRRIAHYAFRLARAAARRSVTAVHKANIMKLGDGLFLQCCQEVAAEYPEISFRSMIVDNTTMQLVSRPQQFDVMVMPNLYGNIINNVCAGLVGGPGLVPGANYGHDYAVFETATRNTGKSIANRNIANPTATLLAACMMLDHLRLHNHASTIRQAVLASLDDPRTHTPDIGGQGTTSGAIQSIISHLPRA
- the IDH3G gene encoding isocitrate dehydrogenase [NAD] subunit gamma, mitochondrial isoform X2; its protein translation is MLHVKEVFRHACVPVDFEEVRVSAEAPEDDVHNAIMAIRRNGVALKGNIETNHNLPPSHKSRNNLIRTNLDLYANVIHCQSLPGVETRHRDIDILIVRENTEGEYSSLEHESVAGVVESLKIITAGRSRRIAHYAFRLARAAARRSVTAVHKANIMKLGDGLFLQCCQEVAAEYPEISFRSMIVDNTTMQLVSRPQQFDVMVMPNLYGNIINNVCAGLVGGPGLVPGANYGHDYAVFETATRNTGKSIANRNIANPTATLLAACMMLDHLRLHNHASTIRQAVLASLDDPRTHTPDIGGQGTTSGAIQSIISHLPRA
- the SRPK3 gene encoding LOW QUALITY PROTEIN: SRSF protein kinase 3 (The sequence of the model RefSeq protein was modified relative to this genomic sequence to represent the inferred CDS: deleted 1 base in 1 codon), which produces MELRGGVAAAAGARTDAGKRRKRRKKDKKRKPPPRNPSPPEDASPETPPPLPLLSDGLLGFDEGEQEDPRDYCKGGYYPVRIGDLFNGRYHVVRKLGWGHFSTVWLCWDIRRKRFVALKVVKSAPQYTETALDEIKLLKCVRDSDPSDPKRENIVQLIDDFKISGVNGVHVCMVLEVLGHQLLRWIIKSNYQGLPLPCVKSIVRQVLEGLDYLHTKCKIIHTDIKPENVLLRVGEPFVRQLAAEAARWARGGGPPQSAVSSAPQDVPVSVSGRRPLLARLLARLLARTPLRTPARLPAPPRTRPGPARLLLRVRDPRAIPRTPCTALCTPAPRVSGEGGCPPSCEAPPSCERPRVCVCVCPPPSAAPRQERLTRAQRRRQRRRRRRQSRLLAQRLQDLQHLQETGGSPGVPDEAEAPPVDEGGSPPSGASSSGVHTLRAGGSSDGLSGGSSVSGGGPPQRPPSPSSASDSLLTPTSSSLISGGSGGPPAPLGEGVPGGQENPLDPRCAPRLRVKIADLGNGCWVHRHFTEDIQTRQYRALEVLLGAGYGPPADIWSTACMAFELATGDYLFEPHSGEDYSRDEDHIAHVIELLGEIPRHVALGGRYSREFFNRRGELRHIRHLRPWGLRAVLQEKYEWPRGAAAAFARFLRPMLAFEPERRATAAQCLCHPWLRP